The Engystomops pustulosus chromosome 4, aEngPut4.maternal, whole genome shotgun sequence genome contains a region encoding:
- the LOC140128514 gene encoding CD209 antigen-like protein 2, with protein MENLYDNSTGKNKQVNFSHQRDDEDDDDYENANPCDPAPAVPSRKTRKMKNAMKDDLFMKCMDKPAKLPPSVWTTPQKDFFPKESPMFQPPPTENRYITNHLPFLIIFIYLNLSSVSANNPFPDLEVMSDGNKQRPGRCRQVFLTWLLVIILVSLVVFTGYIFFRYIVVSEKVADLEQIGRLQDTVVANLLNINKTLERICTPCPVGWKMVGSSCYFVSNEDVSWDLARDECYKMNSILVMVKDKTESDNLKTLFTKNKRYWIGLRRDPSEIHIWKWLDGTQMTFSNWAVNEPNNDSGREHCGETISGPWNDRNCGDKLFYICRKIKTC; from the exons ATGGAGAACCTGTATGACAATTCAACGGGAAAGAATAAACAAG TCAACTTTTCGCATCAACGTGATGACGAGGATGATGACGACTATGAGAACGCCAATCCTTGTGACCCGGCACCAGCTGTACCCTCCAGGAAGACTAGGAAGATGAAGAATGCTATGAAAGATGACCTATTTATGAAAT GTATGGACAAGCCAGCTAAACTACCTCCAAGTGTTTGGACAACTCCCCAAAAAG ATTTTTTTCCAAAAGAATCACCAATGTTTCAGCCACCACCAACAG AAAACAGATACATTACTAATCATTTACCATTTCttattattttcatatatttaaaccTGTCATCAGTTTCGGCAAACAACCCGTTTCCAGATTTGGAAG TTATGTCAGATGGTAACAAGCAGAGACCTGGAAGGTGCAGGCAGGTGTTCCTGACATGGTTGTTGGTCATCATCTTAGTTTCGTTGGTGGTCTTCACTGGATACATCTTCTTTCGTT ACATTGTTGTCTCTGAAAAAGTGGCTGACTTAGAGCAAATTG GGAGATTGCAAGACACAGTTGTGGCCAATTTACTGAACATTAACAAGACACTGG AGAGAATCTGCACACCCTGCCCTGTTGGCTGGAAGATGGTGGGTTCCTCATGTTATTTTGTCTCCAATGAAGATGTATCCTGGGACTTGGCTCGAGATGAATGCTACAAAATGAACTCCATTCTTGTAATGGTAAAGGACAAGACGGAATCG GATAATTTAAAGACTTTATTTACCAAGAATAAGAGATACTGGATAGGACTGAGGCGAGATCCATCAGAAATTCACATCTGGAAATGGCTGGATGGGACACAAATGACCTTTAG CAACTGGGCAGTAAATGAGCCCAACAATGATTCGGGTCGTGAGCATTGTGGTGAAACCATATCCGGACCTTGGAATGATCGAAACTGTGGGGACAAGTTGTTTTATATTTGTAGAAAGATAAAAACATGCTGA